In one window of uncultured Acetobacteroides sp. DNA:
- a CDS encoding gamma carbonic anhydrase family protein, protein MPYIRSVRGYTPVIGENCFIAENATIVGEVIMGNDCSIWFNAVLRGDVNTITIGNKVNIQDGSVLHCLYEKSKIHIGDNVSIGHNVTIHGATIKDNVLLGMGSTILDGAVIGENSIIAANALVLSNTIIEPGSIYAGVPAKFVKKVDPEQTKEMINKIANNYLMYASWYKDEE, encoded by the coding sequence ATGCCTTACATCAGATCGGTTAGGGGATATACCCCTGTTATTGGAGAGAACTGCTTTATTGCCGAAAACGCCACCATTGTTGGCGAGGTTATCATGGGAAACGACTGCAGCATCTGGTTTAACGCCGTACTTCGCGGCGATGTAAATACCATTACCATCGGAAACAAGGTAAACATCCAGGACGGATCAGTGCTACACTGCCTCTACGAGAAGTCTAAGATCCACATCGGCGACAACGTCTCCATTGGGCATAACGTAACCATCCACGGAGCAACCATAAAGGATAACGTTCTACTTGGAATGGGCAGCACGATCCTCGACGGTGCCGTAATTGGCGAGAACAGCATCATTGCAGCCAATGCGCTAGTCCTGAGCAATACGATTATTGAGCCAGGTAGCATCTACGCAGGAGTTCCCGCAAAGTTCGTAAAGAAGGTTGATCCAGAGCAAACCAAGGAGATGATCAACAAAATTGCGAACAACTACCTAATGTACGCCAGCTGGTATAAAGACGAGGAATAG
- a CDS encoding OmpH family outer membrane protein gives MKNGIKALLLICAVLVGGAAFGQNLKFGVINSQEVISKMPERDSAEAKLMKLRNELGSQIESLQVELNQKYQAFVQGRDKMADLVRQNKEKEIQDLQQRVQEYGQNAEAELSKQQGALLKPIVEKITEAIKAVGKANGFAYIFDTAVPSLAYYDTTMAVDVLPLVVKQLGIKDKPAEKPAEKPAAPSKKK, from the coding sequence ATGAAAAACGGAATTAAGGCGCTTCTACTAATTTGCGCTGTTCTTGTAGGTGGAGCCGCTTTTGGACAAAACCTAAAATTTGGGGTTATCAACTCTCAAGAGGTAATCTCTAAAATGCCAGAAAGAGACTCTGCTGAAGCTAAGTTGATGAAGTTAAGAAACGAGCTGGGTTCTCAAATAGAATCACTTCAGGTTGAACTAAACCAAAAATATCAGGCTTTCGTTCAGGGTAGAGATAAGATGGCCGATCTAGTTCGTCAGAACAAGGAAAAGGAGATACAAGATTTGCAACAACGTGTTCAAGAATATGGCCAGAATGCAGAAGCTGAACTTAGCAAGCAGCAAGGTGCGCTTCTAAAACCAATTGTTGAAAAGATTACTGAGGCAATTAAGGCTGTAGGTAAGGCTAACGGTTTTGCTTACATATTTGATACTGCTGTTCCTTCGCTTGCTTACTACGATACAACAATGGCTGTTGATGTTTTGCCTTTAGTTGTAAAGCAGCTTGGTATTAAAGATAAACCTGCTGAAAAGCCAGCAGAAAAGCCAGCTGCTCCCTCAAAAAAGAAATAA
- a CDS encoding 2-oxoacid:ferredoxin oxidoreductase subunit beta, with protein sequence MSEICNKYTAQDFKSDQEVRWCPGCGDHAILASVQKALPEVAEALNYTKERFTFVSGIGCSSRFPYYMDTYGFHGIHGRAAAIATGVKVANPKLSVWEITGDGDALAIGGNHFIHAVRRNIDINIILFNNEIYGLTKGQYSPTSKLGIITKTSPFGTVEHPFMPGELVLGARGTFFARSLDVEVNLTKDCMVAAAKHDGTSVVEVLQNCVIFNDGTHAGFVDKSVREDRTIVLRHGEPMIFGKDKDKGLVLDVENMNMKVVKLGENGITEKDIMVHNAKNPNPGIHMMLVNMKSPELPVALGVIRAVKDSTYDDNVRDQVLEVMKKAKIHNVDELLRSGDTWEVE encoded by the coding sequence ATGTCAGAAATTTGCAACAAGTATACAGCCCAAGATTTTAAGAGCGATCAAGAGGTAAGATGGTGCCCCGGGTGTGGCGACCATGCTATTCTAGCCTCCGTTCAAAAGGCATTGCCTGAGGTAGCCGAGGCGCTTAACTATACTAAGGAACGCTTTACCTTCGTTTCCGGTATCGGCTGCTCGTCGCGCTTCCCCTACTACATGGACACCTACGGATTCCACGGAATCCACGGTCGTGCTGCGGCAATTGCCACAGGGGTAAAGGTGGCCAATCCTAAGCTATCGGTTTGGGAGATCACCGGCGATGGCGATGCCCTTGCCATTGGTGGTAACCACTTCATCCACGCCGTTCGCCGTAACATCGACATCAACATCATCCTATTTAATAACGAGATCTACGGGCTGACCAAGGGGCAGTACTCGCCAACCTCGAAGCTGGGCATCATCACCAAAACATCACCTTTTGGTACGGTGGAGCACCCATTCATGCCAGGAGAACTGGTGCTTGGCGCACGCGGTACCTTCTTTGCCCGCTCGCTCGACGTGGAGGTTAACCTTACCAAGGACTGCATGGTGGCTGCCGCTAAGCACGACGGCACATCGGTGGTAGAGGTGCTTCAGAACTGCGTGATCTTTAACGATGGAACGCATGCCGGATTTGTGGATAAGAGCGTTCGCGAGGATAGAACCATTGTTCTACGCCACGGCGAGCCCATGATCTTCGGCAAGGATAAGGATAAGGGGCTTGTGCTCGATGTTGAGAACATGAACATGAAGGTGGTGAAGCTGGGCGAAAACGGCATCACCGAAAAGGACATCATGGTGCACAACGCCAAGAATCCTAACCCCGGTATCCACATGATGCTGGTTAACATGAAGTCTCCTGAGCTTCCTGTTGCCCTTGGTGTGATCCGTGCCGTTAAGGATTCGACCTACGACGATAACGTTCGCGATCAGGTGCTCGAAGTGATGAAGAAGGCGAAGATCCACAACGTGGACGAGCTGCTTCGTAGCGGAGATACCTGGGAGGTGGAGTAA
- a CDS encoding L-lactate dehydrogenase: protein MVSNVNRVALVGTGFVGTSFAYAMVNQGITGEIILIDVNKDKAEGEAMDIAHGIPFAPSRTKIRAGDYSDCRMCDVVVITAGANQKPGETRLELLERNAQIMKGIVKQIMSNYFNGILVIATNPVDILTNVAWKVSGLPKNRVIGSGTTLDTARLRHELSSYFDVDPRNVHAYIMGEHGDTEFAAWSHALIGVRQVEDIIEQSHGKYRKEDLEQIFVKVRDAAYHIIERKGATYYGIGMALTRIIKAILNDERSILSVSSFLGGEYGQNNIFIGVPAVVGRAGVTEVIELQLNDEEQQKLAHSVGVLKESTKPILENL from the coding sequence ATGGTTAGTAACGTAAATCGTGTAGCCCTAGTTGGGACAGGCTTTGTTGGAACCTCGTTTGCCTACGCAATGGTAAACCAAGGTATTACTGGCGAGATAATCCTAATCGACGTAAACAAGGACAAGGCCGAAGGCGAGGCCATGGACATTGCCCACGGTATTCCTTTTGCCCCTTCGCGCACCAAGATCAGAGCTGGCGACTACTCCGACTGCCGCATGTGCGATGTTGTTGTGATTACCGCTGGTGCCAACCAAAAGCCCGGCGAGACGCGCCTCGAGCTGCTCGAGCGCAACGCCCAAATCATGAAGGGCATCGTTAAGCAGATCATGTCAAACTACTTTAACGGCATCCTGGTAATTGCCACCAACCCGGTAGACATCCTCACCAACGTGGCTTGGAAGGTTTCGGGGCTACCCAAGAACCGCGTGATTGGCTCGGGCACCACCCTCGATACGGCTCGCCTACGCCACGAGCTCTCGAGTTACTTCGACGTTGACCCCCGCAACGTGCACGCCTACATCATGGGCGAACATGGCGACACCGAGTTTGCCGCTTGGAGCCACGCCCTTATTGGCGTTCGCCAGGTGGAGGACATCATCGAGCAGAGCCACGGCAAGTACCGCAAGGAGGACCTCGAGCAAATCTTCGTGAAGGTGCGCGATGCCGCCTACCACATCATCGAGCGTAAGGGGGCAACCTACTACGGCATTGGGATGGCACTTACCCGCATCATCAAGGCTATCCTGAACGACGAGCGCTCCATCCTTTCCGTATCGTCATTCCTAGGTGGGGAGTACGGACAGAACAACATCTTTATTGGCGTGCCTGCGGTTGTTGGACGCGCGGGTGTCACCGAGGTGATAGAGCTGCAGCTGAACGACGAGGAGCAGCAGAAGCTGGCGCACTCGGTAGGCGTCCTCAAGGAATCGACAAAGCCCATCCTCGAAAACTTGTAG
- the fabD gene encoding ACP S-malonyltransferase encodes MKAYVFPGQGAQFVGMGKDLYENVPQAKELFEKANEILGFRITDLMFNGTDEDLKQTKVTQPAIFLHSVILAKSLGDDFKPEMVAGHSLGEFSALVAAGALSFEDGLRLVAARANAMQKACEQNPSTMAAVLALDDAKVEEICASIDGVVVPANYNCPGQLVISGANEAIDAACEALKAAGAKRALKLPVGGAFHSPLMEPARVELEAAIEATAVSKPICPVYQNVDAKPYTDPAQIKKNLVAQLTAPVRWTQTVQNMVADGVSSFVELGPGKVLQGLVNKIAKDIPAESKQSL; translated from the coding sequence ATGAAAGCATATGTATTTCCTGGGCAAGGTGCTCAGTTTGTCGGAATGGGGAAGGACTTGTACGAGAACGTGCCCCAAGCAAAGGAACTTTTCGAAAAGGCAAATGAAATTTTAGGCTTCCGCATAACCGATTTGATGTTTAACGGTACCGACGAGGATCTGAAGCAGACCAAGGTTACCCAACCTGCCATCTTCCTTCACTCGGTAATTCTGGCAAAGTCGTTAGGTGACGATTTTAAGCCCGAGATGGTAGCAGGTCACTCGCTTGGCGAATTCTCTGCGCTTGTAGCAGCAGGTGCGCTTAGCTTCGAGGATGGACTTCGCCTGGTGGCCGCTCGTGCCAACGCCATGCAAAAGGCTTGCGAGCAAAACCCATCGACTATGGCTGCCGTGCTTGCCCTCGACGATGCTAAGGTTGAAGAAATCTGCGCCTCTATTGATGGCGTTGTTGTTCCTGCCAACTACAACTGCCCCGGACAGCTGGTAATTTCGGGAGCCAACGAGGCTATCGATGCTGCCTGCGAGGCCCTAAAGGCTGCCGGCGCAAAGCGCGCGCTTAAGCTTCCTGTTGGTGGCGCATTCCACTCTCCACTTATGGAGCCCGCACGTGTTGAGCTAGAGGCCGCCATCGAGGCAACCGCCGTTAGCAAGCCAATCTGCCCCGTTTACCAAAACGTAGATGCTAAGCCATACACCGATCCAGCACAGATTAAGAAGAACTTGGTTGCACAGTTAACCGCTCCTGTTCGTTGGACCCAAACCGTTCAGAACATGGTTGCCGATGGCGTTTCTTCATTCGTTGAGCTTGGACCCGGAAAGGTTCTTCAAGGTTTGGTAAACAAAATCGCTAAGGATATCCCAGCCGAAAGCAAGCAGTCGCTTTAG
- a CDS encoding 2-oxoacid:acceptor oxidoreductase subunit alpha yields the protein MDAKERCLELEDVVIRFSGDSGDGMQLTGTLFSETSALLGNGVSTFPDYPAEIRAPQGTVAGVSGFQVHFGSHPVATPGDFCDVLVAMNPAALKANARWTKRGGTIILDVDAFSEKGLQRAGFVTSDPVAELKLEDYVVIFAPITSLTKEALKDTGLDNKSIIRSKNMFALGICYCMFNRPLNFTEKYYEVKFRKKPEIVEANKKVLQAGFNYAANTHSIASTYKVAPAVREKGTYRNINGNTATAWGLIAAAEKSGRELFCGSYPITPATDILQELAKRKELGIKTLQAEDEIAGICTSIGAAFAGDFAVTSTSGPGLSLKSEALGLAVITELPLVVVNVQRGGPSTGLPTKTEQSDLMQALWGRNGEAPMVVVAASTPSDCFHYAFYASKIALEHMTPVLLLTDGFIANGSQPWRIPSMSDYPAINPPIVPAGDADYMPYKRDEKLSRRWAVPGTPGLEHRVGGLEKDFLKGTVSHDPINHQKMVDVRAAKVAKVADYIPEQEVFGDQEGELLVVGWGGTYGHLYSAVKELRKQGKSVSLAHFNYINPLPRNTQEVLKRYKKIIVCELNLGQFANHLRMNFQEFEYLQFNKVQGLPFSVVELVEKFNEVLEG from the coding sequence ATGGATGCAAAGGAAAGATGCTTAGAGTTGGAAGACGTGGTAATCCGGTTTTCAGGAGACTCGGGCGACGGAATGCAGCTTACGGGAACGTTGTTCTCTGAAACCTCTGCGCTGTTAGGAAATGGTGTATCAACCTTTCCTGATTATCCTGCTGAGATTCGTGCTCCACAAGGTACGGTTGCTGGTGTATCTGGCTTCCAGGTTCATTTTGGAAGTCACCCGGTGGCTACTCCTGGCGATTTTTGCGATGTGCTAGTGGCAATGAACCCTGCTGCGCTTAAGGCTAATGCAAGATGGACCAAAAGAGGTGGTACAATCATTCTCGATGTTGATGCATTTAGCGAAAAGGGGCTACAACGCGCTGGATTTGTTACCAGCGATCCTGTTGCCGAGTTAAAGCTAGAGGACTACGTTGTTATTTTTGCTCCAATCACTTCGCTTACCAAGGAAGCGCTTAAGGATACTGGGCTGGACAATAAGAGCATCATCCGCAGCAAGAACATGTTTGCTCTTGGTATCTGCTACTGCATGTTTAACCGTCCGCTAAACTTTACCGAAAAGTACTACGAGGTTAAGTTTAGGAAGAAACCTGAGATTGTTGAAGCCAACAAGAAGGTGCTTCAGGCTGGTTTCAACTATGCTGCCAACACCCACTCTATTGCAAGTACCTACAAGGTGGCTCCTGCCGTTCGCGAGAAGGGAACCTACCGTAACATAAATGGTAATACGGCTACCGCTTGGGGCTTAATTGCTGCTGCCGAGAAATCGGGTCGCGAGCTGTTCTGCGGCTCTTACCCCATTACTCCTGCTACCGATATCCTTCAGGAACTAGCCAAAAGAAAGGAACTAGGCATTAAGACTCTTCAAGCAGAGGATGAAATTGCCGGTATCTGTACCTCGATTGGTGCTGCCTTTGCGGGCGATTTCGCGGTTACCTCAACTTCGGGTCCTGGTCTTTCGCTTAAGTCGGAGGCGCTTGGTCTTGCAGTGATAACCGAGCTTCCTTTGGTGGTTGTTAACGTTCAACGTGGAGGTCCTTCTACGGGTCTTCCTACCAAAACCGAGCAGTCGGACCTAATGCAGGCGCTTTGGGGACGTAACGGCGAGGCACCCATGGTAGTTGTTGCCGCAAGCACTCCATCGGACTGCTTCCACTACGCATTTTATGCAAGTAAGATTGCGCTGGAGCACATGACCCCTGTGTTGCTGCTTACCGATGGCTTCATTGCGAATGGTTCGCAGCCTTGGCGCATCCCAAGCATGAGCGACTATCCTGCCATAAACCCACCAATTGTACCTGCCGGCGATGCCGACTACATGCCATACAAGCGCGACGAGAAGCTTAGCCGCCGTTGGGCTGTGCCTGGAACTCCTGGGTTGGAGCACCGCGTTGGCGGTCTCGAAAAGGACTTCCTGAAGGGAACCGTATCGCACGATCCTATTAACCACCAAAAAATGGTTGACGTTCGTGCCGCTAAGGTTGCCAAGGTTGCCGACTATATCCCCGAGCAGGAGGTATTCGGCGATCAGGAGGGCGAGCTGCTGGTTGTTGGCTGGGGCGGAACCTACGGTCACCTCTACTCGGCCGTTAAGGAGCTGCGCAAGCAGGGAAAGAGCGTTAGCTTAGCGCATTTCAACTATATCAACCCACTTCCACGCAACACCCAGGAGGTGCTGAAGCGCTACAAGAAGATTATTGTTTGCGAGCTGAATTTGGGACAATTCGCCAACCACCTGCGCATGAACTTCCAGGAGTTTGAGTACCTACAGTTCAACAAGGTTCAAGGATTACCATTCTCGGTAGTTGAGTTGGTAGAGAAGTTTAACGAAGTATTGGAGGGATAA
- a CDS encoding OmpH family outer membrane protein, producing MMMKRYLLLTTLMLLCMFGYSQKYAVVDSEYILKKIPNYKAALEQLDKLAQLYQKDVQTKFDDVDQAYRAYQAEKVLLTESQKRSREAELQKKELDANELQRKYFGPEGVMLKKREELLKPFYDQVFSAVKELATDGGYSLILDKANNPSVMFASSKIDKSDEVLQKLGYK from the coding sequence ATGATGATGAAAAGGTATTTACTTCTAACCACCTTGATGTTGCTCTGCATGTTTGGGTATAGCCAAAAGTATGCGGTGGTTGATTCGGAGTATATCCTGAAAAAAATACCGAACTATAAGGCAGCACTTGAGCAACTCGATAAGCTTGCGCAGCTGTATCAAAAAGATGTGCAGACGAAGTTCGATGATGTAGATCAAGCCTATCGCGCCTATCAGGCAGAGAAGGTGCTGCTCACAGAATCGCAAAAGAGAAGTCGTGAAGCAGAACTACAAAAAAAAGAGTTGGATGCAAACGAGCTGCAACGGAAATACTTTGGTCCTGAAGGTGTGATGTTAAAGAAAAGAGAAGAACTACTTAAACCATTTTACGATCAGGTTTTTAGTGCTGTAAAAGAGTTAGCCACTGATGGTGGGTATTCCTTAATCCTTGATAAAGCCAATAATCCTTCGGTAATGTTTGCAAGTTCTAAAATCGACAAAAGCGATGAAGTTTTGCAGAAACTAGGTTATAAGTAA
- a CDS encoding DUF6261 family protein: MIKPLLYRRLSLYEKLAFASEVISVFDSEFGSIPELMPLVSQVKDDYSVVRQASIWLSHPELTQAVRNGDALRDLGVRTLKYVASQSLRRSDAAWVAAGKLILQAFHDFGDDMASSSTASESAEVSNLLAAFDRNADLRAAVSTIGCDAWLQDIRDGEQQVKQAIANRDAVQAEEPQSPAYKLAFQLVKSLSKLFRFINVKLEFEQTSELVALSHRINEIVGRYRANVKHRQTLRKQAKEKKAAEQQASEKTETDEG; this comes from the coding sequence ATGATTAAGCCGTTGTTGTACCGCAGGCTATCGCTTTATGAGAAGCTGGCCTTTGCTAGCGAGGTTATATCGGTATTCGATTCGGAGTTTGGAAGTATTCCTGAACTTATGCCGCTGGTATCTCAGGTGAAAGATGACTACAGCGTTGTACGGCAGGCCTCGATTTGGCTTAGCCATCCAGAGTTAACCCAAGCGGTGAGGAACGGCGATGCGCTGCGCGACTTGGGGGTGCGCACGCTCAAGTACGTAGCTTCGCAAAGCCTTAGACGCAGCGATGCCGCATGGGTGGCTGCTGGCAAACTGATCCTTCAAGCCTTCCATGATTTTGGCGACGATATGGCCAGCAGCTCCACGGCAAGCGAATCGGCGGAGGTCAGTAATTTGCTGGCTGCGTTCGACCGCAACGCTGATCTGCGCGCTGCCGTTAGCACCATTGGGTGCGATGCGTGGCTGCAGGATATCCGCGATGGGGAACAACAGGTAAAGCAGGCGATTGCCAATCGCGATGCTGTGCAGGCAGAGGAGCCCCAGTCGCCGGCCTACAAGCTGGCGTTTCAGCTGGTGAAAAGCCTTTCGAAGCTATTCCGCTTTATCAACGTGAAGCTGGAGTTCGAGCAAACGTCCGAGCTGGTTGCGCTGTCGCACCGCATTAACGAGATTGTAGGCCGCTACCGCGCCAACGTCAAGCACCGACAGACGCTGCGGAAGCAGGCCAAGGAGAAGAAGGCTGCCGAACAGCAGGCAAGCGAGAAGACGGAAACCGACGAGGGCTAA
- a CDS encoding POTRA domain-containing protein, whose amino-acid sequence MQRRAFFLLLFLLFAGNLFAQDQTVDIELNYEKPQKYVVEDISIEGIKYLDPDLYIGVTGIAKGDTVTLPGDVFARAVKKLWEQDLFGDVKIRVAKVENDRIWLKVDLVEKPRLYNWDFKGAKKSEVTDLNEKLKLKRGTTITEFMLNTTSDLIKKYYINKGFLNVGVNITQKPDTVVQNTEHLLFNITKNKKVKIKDVVFDGNVNYTDERLRRVLKKTHRRDWNIFNVSKYIKSDYEADKKELIDFYEQKGYRDAKIIGDSVYRVSDDRIAIKIKIEEGHRYYFRSINWVGNTKNTAEELGSLLKIRKGDYYDRVALDKRLNTDEESVASIYQNQGYLFFNATPIEVKVDSDSVDVEIRVNEGKPATISYISIAGNDRTNEHVIRRELQTKPGDLYRKDNVVNSIRYLGQLGHFDAEKLGEGIQMDPNQQESTVGIKYTVSEKSNDQLELSGGWGGNMFVGSVGLRFNNFSARRIFEKGAWRPIPTGDSQSLSLRAQTNGSYYKAFSASFTEPWLGGKKPQSLSVSLFYQVQTNGYYFYQSGDQSFKVIGGSVGLGRRLNWPDNFFTLSTSINAEVYKLKDWNSFIITNGTSTNLSLATALSRNSTLNPIYPREGSELSISLKATFPYSLVNGKNYTLYNEETKTGMPDSERYRWVEYYKVGFKGTFYQSIFKDLVLAVKGQFGYLGMYNSKVGYSPFESFIVGGDGLSGYAMYGTETIGLRGYENESVTPRYSYRTSVQSVSTINKANVYDKFCAELRYPITLTPQSSIYVLGFFEAGNAWQDIKQYNPFQVVRSAGVGARIFLPMIGMLGIDWAYGFDDLPQTPGAGGSNFHFVIGMPTN is encoded by the coding sequence ATGCAAAGAAGAGCATTTTTTCTCTTATTGTTTTTGCTGTTTGCGGGCAATCTTTTTGCTCAAGATCAGACGGTTGATATTGAGCTAAACTACGAGAAACCCCAAAAGTACGTAGTCGAAGATATCTCTATAGAAGGCATTAAATATTTAGATCCTGATCTTTACATTGGTGTTACTGGTATTGCTAAGGGCGATACTGTAACTCTGCCAGGAGACGTGTTTGCGCGTGCCGTAAAGAAACTTTGGGAACAAGACCTTTTTGGTGATGTGAAGATACGTGTTGCCAAAGTAGAGAACGATAGGATTTGGCTGAAGGTAGACTTGGTAGAAAAGCCCCGCTTGTACAATTGGGACTTTAAAGGCGCAAAGAAGTCGGAGGTGACAGATTTGAATGAAAAACTTAAGCTTAAGCGAGGTACTACTATTACCGAGTTTATGCTTAATACAACCTCAGATTTGATTAAAAAGTATTACATCAATAAAGGTTTTCTAAATGTAGGTGTGAACATTACCCAAAAGCCTGATACGGTAGTTCAGAATACGGAGCATTTGCTTTTCAACATAACGAAGAATAAGAAGGTAAAAATTAAGGATGTCGTTTTTGATGGTAATGTGAACTATACCGATGAACGTTTGAGAAGAGTGCTAAAAAAGACACACCGTCGTGACTGGAATATCTTTAACGTATCAAAGTATATCAAGAGCGATTACGAAGCTGATAAAAAGGAATTGATCGATTTTTATGAGCAAAAAGGTTATCGCGACGCAAAGATTATCGGTGACTCTGTTTATCGTGTAAGCGATGATCGTATTGCAATAAAAATTAAAATAGAAGAAGGTCATAGGTATTATTTCCGATCTATTAATTGGGTTGGGAATACTAAGAATACAGCAGAAGAATTAGGATCATTGCTCAAAATTAGAAAGGGCGATTACTATGACAGAGTAGCCCTAGATAAGCGCTTGAATACCGATGAGGAATCTGTAGCAAGTATTTATCAAAATCAAGGTTACCTATTCTTTAACGCAACACCAATTGAGGTAAAGGTAGACAGCGATTCTGTTGATGTCGAAATTCGTGTTAACGAGGGTAAGCCCGCCACAATTTCCTATATTAGCATTGCAGGTAACGATAGAACTAATGAGCACGTTATTCGTAGGGAGTTGCAAACAAAACCTGGAGATTTGTACCGAAAGGATAATGTGGTAAACTCTATCCGATATTTGGGGCAACTTGGGCACTTTGATGCAGAAAAACTTGGGGAAGGAATTCAGATGGATCCGAACCAGCAGGAGAGTACTGTAGGAATTAAGTATACCGTTAGCGAGAAATCGAATGATCAACTTGAACTTTCTGGAGGCTGGGGTGGTAACATGTTTGTAGGTTCAGTTGGCTTACGATTCAACAACTTCTCAGCTCGACGAATTTTCGAAAAGGGTGCATGGCGTCCAATACCAACAGGCGATAGCCAATCGCTTTCGCTTCGTGCTCAAACCAACGGTTCTTATTATAAAGCCTTTTCTGCTAGTTTTACTGAACCTTGGTTAGGAGGAAAGAAACCTCAATCGCTATCTGTATCGCTATTCTATCAAGTACAGACTAACGGGTATTATTTCTACCAATCCGGCGATCAGTCTTTCAAGGTGATTGGAGGTTCTGTCGGACTAGGGCGTCGTTTGAATTGGCCAGATAATTTCTTTACACTGTCGACTTCTATAAATGCGGAAGTATACAAACTGAAGGATTGGAACAGTTTTATTATAACTAATGGTACGTCTACGAACCTTAGTTTGGCAACTGCGCTATCTCGTAACTCTACGCTAAATCCTATTTATCCTCGTGAAGGATCGGAATTGTCGATTTCGCTAAAGGCTACCTTCCCATATTCGTTGGTTAATGGGAAAAATTATACGCTCTACAACGAGGAAACAAAAACGGGAATGCCTGACAGTGAGCGTTACCGTTGGGTAGAATACTATAAGGTTGGATTTAAAGGAACTTTCTATCAGAGCATATTCAAGGATCTTGTACTTGCTGTAAAAGGACAATTCGGATACCTTGGTATGTATAACTCCAAGGTTGGATATTCTCCTTTCGAAAGTTTCATAGTTGGTGGTGATGGTCTTAGTGGATATGCAATGTATGGCACAGAAACTATTGGTTTACGTGGTTATGAAAACGAGTCTGTAACTCCTAGGTATTCCTACAGAACGTCTGTGCAATCGGTGTCGACAATAAATAAGGCAAATGTGTACGATAAGTTCTGTGCAGAACTTCGTTACCCAATTACGCTTACACCTCAATCATCTATCTACGTTTTGGGATTCTTTGAAGCTGGTAATGCATGGCAAGACATCAAACAATATAATCCATTCCAAGTGGTAAGATCTGCTGGTGTTGGTGCTCGTATCTTCCTTCCAATGATTGGTATGTTAGGTATCGACTGGGCATATGGTTTTGATGATCTTCCACAAACACCTGGTGCTGGAGGAAGCAACTTCCACTTCGTAATAGGTATGCCAACCAACTAA
- the murI gene encoding glutamate racemase, with amino-acid sequence MKQPIGVFDSGVGGLSVWREIAALLPNENIIYFADNANCPYGPKSQKEVIELSEAIVKFFISKNVKLIVVACNTATAAAIDYLRANYELPFVGMEPAVKPAAILTKTKCVGILATAGTLGGKLFKATTERYASDIKVVKQVGTGLVELVENGNQYSKKAEELLEKYVLPMIKKGADHIVLGCTHYPFFRPLVDRIAGEGVTIIDPAPAIARRVNDILEDQQLNALDNDAPKYHFYSSGASSTMKTLLEDVLHVDTSKVVLEENVAL; translated from the coding sequence ATGAAACAGCCTATCGGTGTTTTCGATTCTGGCGTTGGAGGTCTCTCGGTATGGAGAGAGATTGCCGCGCTACTCCCCAATGAGAATATCATTTACTTTGCGGATAACGCAAACTGTCCTTATGGACCTAAAAGCCAAAAGGAGGTGATTGAACTTTCTGAGGCTATTGTGAAGTTTTTTATATCGAAAAATGTAAAGTTGATTGTTGTCGCCTGCAACACGGCAACTGCTGCGGCTATCGACTACTTGAGGGCGAACTACGAATTGCCATTTGTTGGAATGGAACCTGCCGTAAAACCAGCTGCTATTCTTACAAAAACAAAGTGTGTTGGGATTCTGGCAACAGCAGGGACTCTTGGAGGAAAGCTGTTTAAAGCCACAACCGAAAGGTATGCTTCGGATATAAAGGTTGTAAAACAGGTAGGGACAGGATTGGTAGAGCTTGTGGAGAACGGAAATCAGTATAGCAAGAAGGCGGAGGAACTACTAGAGAAGTATGTGCTGCCTATGATTAAAAAGGGGGCAGACCATATTGTTCTTGGATGTACCCATTATCCCTTTTTCCGTCCTTTGGTTGATAGAATAGCGGGGGAGGGCGTTACCATTATTGATCCGGCACCTGCGATAGCCCGTAGGGTGAATGATATTTTGGAGGATCAGCAACTGAATGCTTTAGATAACGATGCTCCAAAATACCATTTTTACTCTAGCGGAGCTTCTTCGACAATGAAGACGCTGCTTGAAGATGTTTTACACGTTGATACTTCCAAGGTAGTGCTAGAGGAAAATGTAGCGCTTTAG